One region of Labrus bergylta chromosome 23, fLabBer1.1, whole genome shotgun sequence genomic DNA includes:
- the samm50l gene encoding sorting and assembly machinery component 50 homolog B → MGTVHAKSLDPLPMHGRDLGVNPDDLMETPDLEQESKQEILENKDVVVQHVNIQGLGRTKEDLLGYEISDVFHAKNLIDVMKKAHVARQKLLRLGIFKDVEVLIDTSEGKDALPNGLDVTFEVTEVKRLTGSYNTMVGNNEGSMVLGLKLPNMLGRAEKLTFQFSYGTKETSYGLSFFKPQPGHFERNLTLNMYKVTGQFPWSSLKETDRGMSAELNFPLGPTNHTLKWEGVWRELGCLARSASFAVREESGHSLKSALSHTVSIDSRNSAIFPNRGALLRINQELAGYTGGDASFLKEDFELQLNRRLFWDSVLSASLWGGMLCPIGGQPSCIADRFYLGGPTSVRGFGMYSIGPQSEGDYLGGEAYWAGGLHLYTPLPFRPGKGGFGDLFRTHFFLNAGNLCNLNYGDGPRAHLQKLAECIRWSYGAGIVLRLGNIARLELNYCVPMGVQSGDRICDGVQFGAGIRFL, encoded by the exons ATGGGGACTGTCCATGCTAAG AGTCTGGATCCTCTCCCGATGCATGGCCGGGATTTGGGAGTTAACCCGGATGACTTGATGGAGACTCCGGACCTGGAGCAGGAGAGCAAGCAGGAGATCCtagaaaacaaagat GTGGTCGTCCAGCACGTCAACATCCAGGGTCTTGGGAGAACTAAAGAGGACCTGCTGGGCTACGAGATCTCGGATGTTTTTCATGCCAAAAACCTGATCGAT GTGATGAAGAAAGCTCACGTGGCCAGACAGAAGCTGCTCCGCCTCGGGATCTTCAAGGATGTGGAGGTTCTTATTGACACGTCTGAAG GTAAGGACGCTCTGCCGAACGGTCTTGATGTGACTTTCGAGGTGACGGAGGTCAAGAGGCTGACAGGAAGCTACAACACCATGGTCGGCAACAATGAAGGAAGCATG GTTCTGGGACTGAAGTTGCCCAACATGTTGGGTCGAGCCGAGAAACTCACCTTCCAGTTCTCCTACGGTACCAAGGAGACGTCGTACGGCCTGTCCTTCTTCAAGCCCCAGCCCGGACACTTCGAACGCAA CCTCACTCTCAACATGTACAAAGTCACCGGTCAGTTCCCCTGGAGCTCCTTAAAAGAGACCGACAGAGGCATGTCTGCAGAGCTAAAC TTTCCTCTGGGGCCGACCAACCACACGTTGAAGTGGGAGGGCGTGTGGCGGGAGCTGGGCTGCCTCGCTCGCAGCGCTTCCTTCGCCGTTCGAGAGGAGAGCGGACACTCGCTGAAATCCGCCCTCTCG cacacCGTGTCAATCGATTCGAGGAATTCGGCTATTTTCCCCAACAGAGGTGCCTTACTGCGGATCAACCAG GAACTCGCCGGGTACACAGGAGGAGACGCCAGCTTCTTGAAGGAGGACTTTGAGCTGCAGCTCAACAGACGACTCTTCTGGGACTCG GTTTTGTCTGCTTCTCTGTGGGGCGGGATGCTCTGTCCAATCGGAGGACAGCCGTCCTGCATCGCTGACAG gttttacCTCGGAGGTCCCACCAGTGTTCGAGGGTTTGGGATGTACAGCATCGGGCCACAGAGTGAAG gggaCTATCTGGGCGGAGAGGCCTACTGGGCCGGGGGTCTTCACCTCTACACCCCGCTGCCCTTCAGACCAGGAAAGGGGGGCTTCGGAGACCTTTTCAGAACACACTTCTTCCTCAACGCAGGAAACCTCTGCAACCTCAACTATG GTGACGGTCCCCGGGCACACCTTCAGAAGCTGGCTGAGTGTATCCGCTGGTCGTACGGAGCGGGCATCGTGCTGCGGCTCGGAAACATTGCCAGACTGGAGCTCAACTACTGCGTGCCCATGGGAGTTCAGAGTGGAGACAG gATATGTGACGGCGTCCAGTTCGGAGCAGGAATCCGCTTCCTGTGA